One Brevibacillus choshinensis genomic window carries:
- a CDS encoding branched-chain amino acid ABC transporter permease — protein MKQLFGKWGKGLGIYLALMILFPFVMPDEYYRSVGIVIGLHAIVSIGLCLVMGLAGQISLGQAAFWGIGAYTSAVLTTKFGLTPLLGLIASAIVPALFAFILGRAIAGLQGYYLAMATLAFGYIVQIGISEWEPVTGGASGMISIPKIAFFGDSELSMYYLIWGIVTCVLLFSLNLMHSRIGRAFRAIHKSEIAATSMGVDVRKFKLNAFVVSGMFAGISGGLYAHYMGILDPQPFGMHESIKFLTMVVIGGMTSIWGALIGALLIGFISEGLVLLSEVVPGLQGDVDTIVFGAILVLIVMFMPEGLVPRIRSMYEKAQAKKAPAKTEQRMEGKAAT, from the coding sequence ATGAAGCAACTGTTTGGTAAATGGGGGAAGGGCCTCGGCATCTATTTGGCACTTATGATTCTCTTTCCGTTTGTGATGCCGGACGAATACTACCGCTCCGTTGGGATTGTCATCGGCCTCCATGCGATCGTCTCCATCGGATTGTGTCTGGTGATGGGGCTCGCAGGGCAAATTTCTCTGGGACAAGCAGCGTTCTGGGGAATAGGTGCTTACACATCCGCTGTATTGACCACCAAGTTCGGTTTGACACCGCTGCTCGGGCTCATCGCCTCCGCCATTGTTCCGGCATTGTTCGCCTTTATCCTGGGGAGAGCGATCGCAGGCTTGCAGGGCTACTATCTGGCGATGGCGACCCTCGCGTTTGGGTACATCGTACAGATCGGGATATCAGAGTGGGAGCCGGTCACAGGCGGTGCGAGCGGAATGATCAGCATTCCCAAGATCGCGTTTTTCGGAGACAGCGAGCTGTCGATGTACTACCTGATCTGGGGAATCGTCACCTGTGTGCTGCTCTTCTCGCTCAACCTGATGCACTCCCGGATCGGACGGGCCTTCCGCGCGATTCACAAGAGCGAGATTGCCGCGACGTCGATGGGAGTGGATGTTAGAAAATTCAAACTAAACGCGTTTGTCGTCAGCGGCATGTTCGCTGGAATCTCTGGCGGTCTGTACGCACACTACATGGGCATTCTCGATCCGCAGCCGTTCGGCATGCACGAGTCGATCAAGTTTTTGACCATGGTCGTCATCGGCGGGATGACGAGCATCTGGGGAGCACTGATCGGTGCTTTGCTCATCGGGTTTATCAGTGAGGGACTTGTCCTTCTGAGCGAAGTGGTGCCGGGACTGCAGGGAGATGTAGATACCATCGTGTTCGGTGCCATTTTGGTGCTGATCGTGATGTTCATGCCAGAGGGACTGGTACCGCGCATCCGTTCGATGTATGAAAAGGCGCAAGCGAAAAAAGCACCGGCGAAAACGGAGCAGCGAATGGAGGGGAAGGCGGCGACATGA
- a CDS encoding ABC transporter substrate-binding protein, which yields MNKRQKTKWLYPIALASMVLLSACGGGAKPAAEAGGGQPAASGQAAEAGSKEPIKIGAVFSMTGPNSPLGVPEKQAVEMLVKEINGAGGVDGRSVEVVFEDDKSDNTEAVKAIKKLVSKEKVVAVLGSSGSGPSLGMAEFSQAEKIPLISMAAADQITNPVRAGIFKTPHTDVHGTKRIYKYLKEKGITKIAMLNDSNPYGSGWTQQLKKYAPEYGITIVAEEKYGTKDPSMSSQLTKIKGTDAQALIVAGTNPGPATIVKEAKQLNFSIPIISSHGSANSKFLELVGDAGNGVLMVAGKLLVPDQIDANDPQAAVVKKFVDGYKAAYNVEPDGFAGYGYDGLNLMVEGLKQAGGDASKLGEVLEKVKHVGVTGEFVFSAEDHNGLTEDSMIMVEVKDGKFQILK from the coding sequence ATGAACAAACGACAAAAGACCAAATGGCTTTACCCGATTGCGCTGGCGTCCATGGTTTTGCTCAGCGCCTGTGGAGGCGGTGCCAAGCCTGCAGCTGAAGCGGGGGGAGGACAACCTGCCGCATCGGGACAAGCGGCGGAAGCAGGCAGCAAAGAGCCGATCAAGATAGGCGCCGTGTTTTCCATGACAGGTCCGAACAGCCCGCTCGGCGTTCCAGAAAAGCAAGCGGTGGAAATGCTCGTAAAAGAAATCAACGGCGCTGGCGGCGTGGACGGACGTTCGGTTGAAGTCGTCTTTGAAGATGACAAATCGGATAACACGGAAGCAGTCAAAGCGATCAAGAAGCTCGTATCCAAAGAAAAGGTCGTGGCAGTCCTCGGGTCTTCCGGCAGCGGTCCATCCCTCGGCATGGCAGAATTCTCCCAGGCTGAAAAGATTCCGCTGATCTCCATGGCAGCTGCTGACCAGATCACGAATCCGGTGCGTGCGGGTATCTTCAAAACGCCGCATACCGACGTTCACGGAACCAAGCGCATCTATAAATATCTGAAGGAAAAAGGCATTACCAAGATTGCGATGCTCAACGACAGCAATCCGTATGGCAGCGGATGGACACAGCAATTGAAGAAATACGCTCCTGAATACGGCATTACGATCGTAGCAGAAGAGAAGTACGGAACCAAAGATCCGTCCATGAGCTCCCAATTGACCAAGATCAAAGGGACAGATGCGCAGGCGCTGATCGTAGCGGGAACCAATCCTGGGCCTGCGACGATTGTAAAAGAGGCGAAGCAGCTGAACTTCAGCATTCCAATCATCAGCAGCCACGGCTCAGCCAATAGCAAATTCCTCGAGCTCGTCGGAGACGCTGGCAACGGCGTACTGATGGTAGCGGGTAAACTGCTGGTGCCGGATCAGATCGATGCCAACGATCCGCAGGCTGCCGTCGTCAAAAAGTTCGTGGATGGCTACAAGGCGGCTTACAATGTGGAGCCGGATGGCTTTGCAGGCTATGGCTACGATGGCTTGAACCTGATGGTCGAAGGTCTCAAACAGGCTGGCGGCGATGCTTCCAAGCTGGGTGAAGTGCTGGAGAAGGTAAAACACGTCGGGGTAACGGGAGAGTTCGTCTTCTCGGCGGAAGACCACAACGGCCTCACGGAGGACAGCATGATCATGGTCGAAGTCAAGGATGGCAAATTTCAGATTCTCAAATAA
- a CDS encoding methyl-accepting chemotaxis protein yields MSLLNSLLMVAPILQKAFLFDCMVGVTDREKFLAYHPASDLNLGIKVGDPLRAGSINATAIAENRRVVRKIGKEVYGIPYIAVGYPIVEHGQVVGCLATGVTTDQEDRLRALAENVTDALENIASHTESLAKEANELALASHTLSETAVQMELKITETSQINQLIRDISTRSNVLGLNAVLEAARAGTAGRGFSVVAEEIRRLSQSTSASAKGIFRILDEMNGLVGTVSGELEKTMNHSLQQSTRLQELDVVMQQLRQMAEQLKEAAGSTGRME; encoded by the coding sequence ATGTCACTCTTAAACAGTCTCTTGATGGTAGCTCCGATATTGCAGAAAGCGTTCCTGTTTGATTGCATGGTAGGCGTCACGGACAGGGAGAAGTTTTTGGCCTACCATCCGGCCTCGGATTTGAACCTGGGCATCAAGGTGGGGGATCCGCTTCGCGCGGGCAGCATCAATGCGACGGCCATTGCTGAAAATCGGAGGGTAGTCCGAAAGATCGGCAAGGAGGTATACGGCATTCCTTATATCGCGGTGGGCTATCCTATCGTGGAACATGGACAAGTAGTCGGGTGTCTGGCAACAGGTGTGACGACCGACCAGGAAGACCGCCTGCGTGCACTTGCAGAAAATGTGACCGATGCGCTCGAAAACATCGCGAGCCATACGGAGAGTCTGGCGAAAGAAGCGAACGAACTGGCTTTGGCCAGTCATACCTTATCGGAGACGGCAGTTCAGATGGAATTGAAAATCACCGAGACCTCGCAAATCAACCAATTGATTCGGGACATTTCCACCCGTTCCAATGTGCTGGGGTTAAATGCGGTGTTGGAAGCAGCGCGTGCAGGAACGGCTGGAAGGGGCTTTTCTGTCGTGGCTGAGGAGATTCGGAGACTTTCCCAGTCGACTTCGGCGTCAGCCAAGGGCATCTTTCGCATCCTTGACGAAATGAACGGGCTGGTAGGGACCGTTTCGGGCGAATTGGAGAAGACGATGAATCACAGTCTGCAGCAGTCGACGCGGCTTCAGGAGCTGGATGTCGTCATGCAGCAGCTGCGCCAGATGGCGGAGCAATTGAAGGAAGCCGCGGGATCTACGGGCAGGATGGAATAA
- a CDS encoding ABC transporter ATP-binding protein codes for MGKAILRVESMRARYGPVEVLHGIDLKVNEGEIVSLLGSNGAGKTTLLNCICGLHGAKDGKVWLKDQEITRVPAELVVTRGMAHVPERRQIFSTLTVEDNLWLGASHRMPKTSKREIAKEMATVYERFPILAERKWQLGGTLSGGQQQMLAIGRALLSRPQLLLLDEPSLGLAPLIAKEILAIVQEIRSQWGTTVLLVEQNARAALAISDRAYVLSTGTVMLEGTAEMIKSDPRVQSAYLGHSHEAV; via the coding sequence ATGGGAAAAGCAATATTGCGTGTAGAAAGCATGAGGGCGCGTTACGGCCCCGTCGAAGTGCTGCACGGAATTGACCTCAAGGTAAACGAAGGGGAGATCGTATCGCTGCTCGGGTCCAACGGGGCTGGCAAGACCACTCTGCTGAACTGCATATGCGGCCTGCACGGAGCAAAAGATGGCAAGGTGTGGCTGAAGGACCAGGAGATTACCCGCGTCCCGGCCGAGCTTGTAGTGACGCGAGGGATGGCGCATGTGCCCGAGCGCAGACAGATCTTTTCCACGCTGACCGTCGAAGACAATCTGTGGCTGGGGGCTTCTCACCGGATGCCCAAGACGAGCAAGCGAGAAATCGCCAAAGAAATGGCGACGGTGTACGAACGTTTCCCGATCCTGGCTGAGCGCAAATGGCAGCTCGGAGGAACGCTGTCAGGGGGTCAGCAGCAGATGCTGGCGATCGGCAGGGCCTTGCTATCCCGACCGCAGCTGCTGCTTTTGGACGAGCCCTCGCTTGGCCTCGCTCCCCTGATTGCCAAAGAGATTCTGGCAATCGTACAGGAGATCCGCTCACAGTGGGGGACGACGGTTCTGCTGGTTGAGCAAAATGCCCGGGCGGCGCTGGCGATCTCAGACAGAGCGTACGTGCTCTCGACGGGAACCGTCATGCTGGAAGGCACAGCCGAGATGATCAAGAGCGATCCACGCGTGCAATCTGCCTATTTGGGACATTCCCATGAAGCGGTTTGA
- a CDS encoding ABC transporter ATP-binding protein, with product MTTLLEVQDLSRDFGGVRAVNRVDFQVRQGEILALIGPNGAGKSTVLNMVSGVIPPSEGEIRFDDQPMSRVPGYEYAKRGITRTFQNLQTFDDMTVLENVMVGMHTKTKASLFSCGMSLGSARREEQIMQARAGAWLEKVGLGSLSAWQAGSLPYGKLRLMEIARAMVAEPRLLLLDEPAAGLNHTETAEMSRMFQEIRENGTAILLVEHDMDMIMTIADRIVVLDQGSKIAEGTPREIQENPRVIAAYLGTEEQEDSRG from the coding sequence ATGACGACTCTGCTAGAGGTACAAGACCTTTCTCGCGATTTCGGCGGCGTACGCGCAGTGAATCGCGTCGATTTTCAGGTGCGGCAGGGAGAAATCCTCGCCTTGATCGGCCCCAACGGTGCAGGAAAAAGCACGGTGCTCAACATGGTATCTGGAGTCATCCCGCCATCGGAAGGGGAAATTCGCTTTGACGATCAGCCGATGAGCCGTGTGCCTGGCTATGAATACGCGAAACGCGGGATCACCCGAACCTTTCAAAACCTCCAAACCTTTGACGATATGACCGTCCTGGAAAACGTCATGGTGGGCATGCATACCAAGACAAAAGCGAGCCTGTTTTCTTGCGGGATGAGTCTTGGGAGCGCGCGTCGGGAAGAGCAAATCATGCAGGCGCGGGCAGGGGCATGGCTGGAAAAGGTCGGACTCGGATCGCTGTCTGCGTGGCAAGCGGGAAGTCTGCCTTACGGTAAGCTTCGCCTGATGGAAATCGCCCGAGCGATGGTCGCGGAGCCGAGGCTGCTGCTGCTCGATGAACCTGCTGCTGGCTTGAATCATACCGAGACAGCGGAAATGAGCCGCATGTTTCAGGAGATCCGCGAAAACGGAACGGCGATCCTGCTGGTCGAGCATGACATGGATATGATCATGACGATTGCCGATCGCATCGTCGTCCTCGATCAAGGCAGCAAGATTGCGGAAGGAACCCCGCGCGAAATACAGGAAAATCCGCGTGTCATTGCGGCTTACCTGGGGACAGAAGAACAGGAAGACAGTCGGGGGTGA